A portion of the Desulfobacteraceae bacterium genome contains these proteins:
- a CDS encoding response regulator, translated as MAEKVLLVDDEKDFLDVMAERMRNRGMEVKTASSPLEALEMVAKESFDAIILDLQMPEMDGLEALEKIKAQKPELQIILLTGHATVQKGVEAMKLGAMDLLEKPADLSDLTAKIKAASSQRMLLVEKQSEEKIKKILTTKAW; from the coding sequence ATGGCTGAAAAGGTGTTACTCGTCGACGACGAAAAGGATTTTCTGGATGTCATGGCCGAGCGCATGCGCAACCGCGGCATGGAGGTCAAGACGGCCAGCTCCCCGCTGGAGGCCCTGGAGATGGTAGCCAAGGAGTCCTTTGACGCCATCATTTTGGATCTGCAGATGCCGGAGATGGACGGGCTGGAAGCCCTGGAAAAAATCAAAGCTCAGAAGCCCGAACTTCAGATCATCCTGCTGACCGGGCATGCCACCGTTCAGAAGGGGGTCGAGGCCATGAAGCTGGGGGCCATGGACCTGCTGGAAAAGCCGGCCGATCTGTCCGATTTGACCGCCAAGATCAAGGCCGCCAGCTCCCAGCGGATGCTGCTGGTGGAAAAACAGAGCGAGGAGAAGATCAAAAAAATCCTCACCACCAAAGCCT